The following proteins are encoded in a genomic region of Thiomicrospira sp. R3:
- a CDS encoding cell division protein ZipA C-terminal FtsZ-binding domain-containing protein, translated as MNELQQVLLVFAVIVVVGLYFFSRQRNQRNKSDGSERSASRQSPSDRLKQKFAKGFSATQDQSTGESVNNAPLVKNEAMAGKTQEELDFESRQQLLKWEEPLPEVYPFEPTPTAEEQTQHQPKQYQPKPAESSPSPQHKVLEIDDLELVDKRFTGSYNSTSSATTSEKRSVSPRASSQEPQIYAILVLFTQVDMSVNKLMTHLQGVGLVYDERGIYVKKAANRTIVKVANVMEPGLFPPEPDESMKTPGIALILELPSSIPAPGAMEELIMTARRISQSLEGRMYDMQRHLLRESDIQSMREAALNYESKKLH; from the coding sequence ATGAATGAGTTACAGCAGGTTTTGCTGGTGTTTGCAGTGATAGTCGTCGTGGGCTTATATTTCTTTAGTCGTCAACGTAATCAACGAAACAAGTCAGACGGGAGTGAGCGAAGCGCTTCACGCCAAAGCCCTAGCGACAGACTAAAACAAAAGTTTGCCAAGGGTTTTTCAGCAACCCAGGATCAATCAACTGGCGAGTCCGTTAATAATGCTCCGTTAGTTAAAAACGAGGCTATGGCGGGTAAAACGCAAGAAGAACTCGACTTTGAAAGTCGTCAGCAGTTGCTTAAATGGGAAGAGCCCCTGCCTGAAGTCTATCCATTTGAACCCACTCCGACCGCAGAGGAGCAAACTCAACACCAACCTAAACAATACCAACCTAAGCCAGCTGAGTCCTCTCCTAGCCCGCAACATAAGGTATTGGAAATTGATGATCTGGAGCTAGTTGATAAGCGCTTTACGGGTAGCTATAACTCAACGTCATCAGCAACGACGTCAGAAAAACGTTCTGTTAGCCCAAGAGCGAGCAGCCAAGAACCACAGATTTATGCGATTCTAGTATTATTTACTCAGGTTGATATGTCGGTGAATAAACTGATGACCCATTTGCAAGGTGTCGGCTTGGTTTATGATGAACGGGGTATCTATGTAAAAAAAGCCGCTAACCGAACTATTGTTAAAGTAGCGAATGTCATGGAGCCAGGTTTATTTCCTCCTGAGCCAGATGAAAGCATGAAAACCCCCGGGATTGCATTGATATTAGAATTGCCTAGCTCAATTCCGGCTCCTGGTGCGATGGAGGAACTCATTATGACAGCTCGTCGGATTTCACAATCGCTTGAAGGTCGAATGTACGATATGCAACGTCATTTATTGCGTGAGTCAGATATCCAATCTATGCGCGAAGCGGCGTTAAATTATGAATCAAAAAAATTGCATTAA
- the smc gene encoding chromosome segregation protein SMC, whose translation MRLKLIKIAGFKSFVEPIKLVLPSELVGVVGPNGCGKSNTLDAVRWVMGESSARELRGGDMNDVLFNGSDKRKAVSQCSVELLFDNESGMAGGAYASYSEISVKRVHHREEGTRYFLNQQACRRRDIIDLFNGTGLGPRSYALIGQGNISRIIEAKPEDMRIYLEEVAGIGPYRSRRKETLVRLNRTGENLAQLNVLQDALIEQAEHLEIQAEKARDHRQATQRLQALEKTLYYQQWHALHQQQTRTQSDLRMAERAFADSKSNWDQQQKTWLLLRQEFANLQTELEQLDAEYHQLDKQVDKLEQQQHFSGQQSQQWLDQRELNQQQITMHQAQLDELNQQLTELVLDGEAMEEQVDRLSEQLEALDASWSSLIQQKTQQEQVLQRHQLRAQQVEQAFKDALQQLKSIEQNLEHLAEQRELMTQHAAQAALEEEWARCESMETQKNQLDDQILATEKQMAELSVQKDSLKETLSQLKETYQTHQAQLMADRAEYQSLEKVQQRLVSDGERRSVVSELNAQPLISQLAVTKTWQTAVEAWLGERLQGWLLQEAKSWSDITPVGELGLLGWNPPAFEAHPQSLAAQIHQPALIRFLARDIYIRNTEKSIEQQLLDLRLLTDKQAWLIDQHGVLYSDYLCMPPLGSNLTGSLERQERIGFLSKKINNLEGEVKSINHESGALLADLTPIENSLLALSEQRQEIQRQAQRLGDQIEHAQQIKQAWQLKHQASQHRIDQLLERQQKAAQQQTDWQLEQEALNEQLEQLDEQEEQASQALSRTLSLLMPIERERERLENQYQRLDQQRHQQQQAKQQLHFQVQQLQQQLKQDQLQSALIERHLSQAEPVDQQTLVQLIEQRDNMHKVRETRKHAFQTLKSAAENAEKQAEEAQQQHHLSEQHLVTHQIQLQAIQQQIHQLQKTVEAQGLSFYQLAQLRLDDQPIEQVEAELKQVKLHLNRLGAVNMTAIEEFEQITAKLNELNKQLDDLVQSIEVLEQAIAHIDQDSRTRLVDTFEHVNQGFNRLFPSLFRGGEASLSWLDPAQDPLEGGVMVMARPPGKRNSRIQLLSGGEKTLSALALIFAIFELKPAPFCILDEVDAPLDDSNVIRFCGLVRSLSEKVQFIFITHNKTTMALAKHLVGVTMHEPGVSRLVSVDLDAAVEMIGD comes from the coding sequence ATGCGCTTAAAACTGATAAAAATTGCAGGGTTTAAATCGTTTGTAGAGCCGATAAAGTTAGTGCTGCCCAGTGAGCTGGTGGGGGTTGTTGGTCCGAATGGTTGTGGTAAATCGAATACGCTCGATGCGGTACGCTGGGTGATGGGTGAAAGCTCTGCCCGCGAGCTACGTGGTGGTGACATGAACGATGTATTGTTTAATGGCAGCGATAAACGCAAAGCGGTCAGTCAGTGTTCGGTTGAATTATTATTTGACAATGAATCGGGTATGGCAGGCGGTGCCTATGCCAGTTACAGTGAAATTTCAGTTAAACGTGTGCACCATCGCGAAGAGGGTACACGCTACTTTCTTAATCAGCAGGCCTGCCGCCGCCGTGACATTATTGACTTATTTAACGGCACAGGGTTAGGGCCACGTAGTTATGCCTTGATTGGTCAGGGTAATATTAGTCGTATTATCGAAGCCAAACCTGAAGATATGCGAATTTATTTGGAAGAAGTGGCCGGTATTGGGCCTTATCGTTCAAGGCGAAAAGAAACGTTAGTTCGTCTTAACCGAACCGGTGAAAATCTGGCGCAATTAAATGTACTTCAAGATGCGCTTATCGAGCAGGCTGAGCATCTTGAAATTCAAGCTGAAAAAGCACGTGATCATCGTCAAGCAACCCAGCGTTTACAGGCATTAGAAAAAACCCTCTACTATCAGCAATGGCACGCACTTCACCAGCAGCAAACACGGACTCAATCCGATTTACGCATGGCTGAGCGTGCCTTTGCTGATTCAAAGTCAAACTGGGATCAACAGCAAAAAACCTGGCTTTTGCTTAGACAAGAGTTTGCGAATTTGCAAACGGAGCTTGAGCAGCTTGATGCTGAGTATCATCAATTGGATAAGCAGGTTGATAAACTGGAACAGCAGCAGCATTTTAGTGGCCAACAAAGCCAGCAATGGCTGGATCAGCGTGAATTAAATCAACAGCAAATCACGATGCACCAAGCCCAGCTAGATGAGTTAAACCAGCAGCTAACCGAGCTGGTTTTGGATGGTGAAGCGATGGAAGAGCAGGTGGATAGGCTAAGCGAGCAATTGGAAGCACTCGATGCGTCTTGGTCATCATTAATCCAACAGAAAACGCAACAAGAGCAGGTTTTACAAAGACATCAACTTCGTGCTCAACAAGTCGAACAAGCTTTTAAAGATGCGTTGCAACAGCTTAAATCGATTGAACAAAACCTCGAACATCTTGCTGAGCAACGCGAGTTAATGACTCAACATGCCGCACAAGCTGCTTTGGAGGAGGAGTGGGCGCGTTGTGAGTCCATGGAGACGCAAAAGAATCAGTTGGACGATCAGATTTTAGCGACCGAAAAACAGATGGCTGAGCTTAGCGTGCAAAAGGATAGCTTAAAAGAAACCCTATCTCAGTTAAAAGAAACCTATCAAACCCATCAGGCGCAGTTAATGGCTGATCGTGCGGAATATCAGTCGTTGGAAAAAGTGCAACAGCGTTTGGTATCAGATGGGGAGCGTCGTTCAGTCGTCTCTGAGTTAAACGCACAGCCTTTGATATCGCAACTCGCGGTGACAAAAACATGGCAGACAGCGGTGGAGGCTTGGTTGGGTGAGCGTTTACAAGGCTGGTTATTGCAAGAAGCAAAATCCTGGTCAGACATAACACCTGTTGGTGAGCTAGGCTTGCTTGGCTGGAACCCGCCAGCGTTTGAAGCTCATCCACAGAGTCTAGCCGCCCAAATTCATCAGCCAGCGTTAATTCGTTTTCTAGCGCGTGATATCTATATCCGAAACACGGAAAAATCCATCGAGCAACAATTGCTCGATCTGCGTTTGTTAACGGATAAGCAGGCCTGGTTAATTGATCAGCATGGTGTGCTTTATTCAGATTATCTATGCATGCCACCTTTAGGGTCTAATTTGACGGGCAGCTTGGAGCGGCAAGAAAGGATAGGTTTTTTATCAAAAAAAATCAATAACTTGGAAGGTGAAGTTAAAAGTATTAATCATGAGTCTGGTGCGCTTTTAGCGGACTTGACCCCTATTGAAAATAGTCTGTTGGCGCTTAGCGAACAGCGTCAAGAGATACAACGACAGGCACAGCGTTTAGGTGATCAAATTGAGCATGCTCAGCAAATTAAGCAGGCCTGGCAGTTAAAGCACCAGGCGAGTCAGCACCGTATTGACCAGCTGCTAGAGCGCCAGCAAAAAGCAGCGCAACAGCAAACTGATTGGCAGCTTGAGCAAGAGGCGTTAAATGAACAACTTGAACAGCTTGATGAGCAAGAAGAGCAGGCGAGCCAAGCCTTGAGCAGAACACTCAGTTTGCTTATGCCAATTGAACGTGAGCGTGAGCGCTTAGAAAACCAATATCAGCGTTTGGATCAACAGCGCCATCAGCAACAACAAGCCAAACAGCAGTTGCACTTTCAAGTACAACAACTTCAACAACAGCTCAAACAAGATCAGCTTCAGTCGGCATTAATCGAGCGCCATTTATCTCAAGCTGAACCGGTTGATCAACAGACATTGGTCCAGTTAATTGAACAACGCGATAACATGCACAAGGTGCGAGAAACACGAAAGCACGCATTTCAAACACTCAAGTCAGCGGCTGAAAACGCAGAGAAGCAAGCGGAAGAGGCGCAGCAGCAGCACCATTTATCAGAGCAGCATTTGGTGACCCATCAAATTCAATTACAAGCGATTCAACAACAGATACATCAGTTACAAAAGACAGTGGAAGCCCAGGGCTTGTCTTTTTATCAATTAGCGCAGCTACGGTTGGATGACCAACCCATTGAGCAGGTAGAAGCCGAACTCAAGCAGGTGAAATTACATCTCAACCGGCTAGGGGCTGTGAACATGACTGCGATTGAAGAGTTTGAGCAAATAACCGCCAAATTAAATGAGCTTAATAAACAACTTGATGACCTGGTACAGTCGATTGAGGTTTTAGAGCAGGCGATTGCGCATATTGATCAGGATAGTCGTACTCGTTTAGTGGACACCTTTGAACACGTTAATCAAGGATTTAATCGGTTGTTCCCCTCCTTGTTTCGTGGAGGCGAAGCGAGTTTGTCTTGGCTTGATCCGGCTCAGGATCCGTTAGAAGGCGGTGTAATGGTGATGGCGCGCCCACCCGGTAAACGCAACAGTCGAATACAGCTTTTATCTGGAGGTGAAAAGACCCTGTCCGCTTTAGCATTGATTTTTGCTATCTTTGAACTCAAGCCAGCCCCCTTTTGTATCTTGGATGAGGTGGATGCACCGCTGGATGATTCTAATGTTATTCGCTTCTGTGGGCTAGTCAGGAGCCTATCAGAAAAGGTACAATTCATATTTATTACCCACAATAAAACGACTATGGCTTTAGCTAAGCACTTAGTCGGTGTTACTATGCATGAGCCTGGCGTGTCGCGTTTGGTCAGTGTGGATTTGGATGCGGCCGTTGAAATGATAGGAGATTAG
- a CDS encoding FGGY-family carbohydrate kinase, whose translation MIQHFTALGIDLGTSGLRLSLVKKRLSTPDSTADEILTEISSNFPMPVKQGLRSEQSVEHWQQALEQCFKQLAQTGLATKIDGIIADATSSSILLMDARGQAISPALMYDDKRAQIQAEKLCPILAHHSAAHGASSSLAKAIWLAENYKGSDGRLVHQIDWLNYQLCGHFCATDENNLLKLGYDSINQAWPNAIQQCLPFPLPTVVAAGTLIGQVSQQLQTRWGFRPDCKVFAGTTDSIAAFLASGASEIGDGVSALGSTLAIKLLSPTPLFAPEYGIYSHKLKNQWLVGGASNTGGAVLLHYFSLDEIKARVPQINIHRPTGLKCYPLIRPGERFPIADPNHPPIIPTGLDDIKLLQALIEGLVEVEVCAYDKLAELGAPRIKRLFGVGGGSQNQAWSDLRAQRLPAKLVTPFSQSAAYGVTRLINLETLNDNSTIN comes from the coding sequence GTGATTCAACATTTTACCGCATTAGGCATCGATTTAGGTACCTCTGGGCTACGCTTATCCCTAGTAAAAAAACGCTTATCCACTCCAGATTCAACCGCTGATGAGATACTCACTGAAATTTCATCTAACTTTCCAATGCCGGTTAAGCAAGGTTTAAGAAGCGAACAAAGCGTTGAGCACTGGCAACAAGCCTTGGAACAATGCTTTAAACAACTGGCTCAAACTGGCTTAGCGACCAAGATTGACGGCATCATCGCCGATGCCACCTCCTCTAGCATCCTGCTAATGGACGCAAGGGGTCAAGCGATCAGCCCAGCGCTCATGTACGATGATAAACGCGCCCAGATCCAGGCCGAAAAACTTTGCCCTATTCTTGCTCACCACTCGGCAGCCCATGGCGCCAGCAGCAGCTTAGCCAAAGCCATATGGCTAGCAGAAAACTACAAGGGATCAGACGGGCGACTCGTGCATCAAATTGATTGGCTTAACTATCAACTATGCGGTCATTTTTGCGCCACTGACGAAAATAATTTATTAAAACTAGGCTACGACTCTATCAACCAGGCCTGGCCGAACGCGATTCAACAATGCCTGCCTTTTCCGCTGCCCACAGTCGTTGCAGCGGGTACACTGATTGGCCAAGTAAGCCAACAGCTTCAAACACGCTGGGGATTTCGCCCAGACTGTAAGGTGTTTGCTGGCACTACTGATAGCATTGCGGCCTTTTTAGCCTCGGGCGCATCAGAGATCGGTGACGGGGTCAGCGCACTCGGCTCAACCTTGGCGATTAAACTTTTAAGCCCAACGCCCTTGTTCGCCCCCGAATATGGCATCTACAGTCACAAATTAAAAAATCAGTGGCTTGTGGGCGGTGCATCCAACACAGGAGGAGCCGTTTTATTGCATTACTTTTCGCTGGATGAAATCAAGGCACGGGTGCCGCAAATCAATATTCATCGACCTACGGGATTGAAATGCTATCCCCTTATCCGACCCGGTGAACGTTTTCCTATTGCAGACCCAAATCACCCCCCCATCATTCCAACAGGATTAGACGACATTAAACTCTTGCAGGCACTCATTGAAGGGTTGGTTGAGGTTGAAGTTTGTGCCTACGACAAATTGGCCGAACTCGGCGCACCGAGAATAAAACGCCTATTTGGTGTGGGAGGTGGTAGCCAAAACCAGGCCTGGTCAGACTTGCGCGCGCAGCGTTTACCCGCTAAACTCGTGACACCTTTTAGCCAGTCTGCTGCTTATGGCGTCACACGACTTATTAACTTGGAGACCCTAAATGACAATTCAACAATTAATTGA
- a CDS encoding HopJ type III effector protein, giving the protein MTIQQLIEQLNQAPVNFSDVIACIEAHYVFTPCAFKNGDSYNHANTNNGSCKIFGFGKLNHLSEQATLNAFGDFYTQDVVKNPDGDDHQNIRNFIKFGWQGIEFEAQPLMLKRA; this is encoded by the coding sequence ATGACAATTCAACAATTAATTGAACAACTTAACCAAGCACCTGTTAACTTTAGCGATGTAATCGCCTGTATTGAAGCACACTATGTCTTTACGCCCTGCGCCTTTAAAAATGGCGACAGCTACAATCACGCCAATACCAATAATGGCTCGTGCAAAATCTTTGGCTTTGGCAAACTTAATCACTTATCAGAGCAAGCAACACTGAATGCATTTGGTGACTTTTACACCCAAGACGTGGTTAAAAACCCTGATGGCGACGATCATCAGAACATCCGTAACTTTATCAAGTTTGGCTGGCAAGGCATCGAGTTTGAAGCTCAGCCATTAATGCTAAAGCGGGCTTAA
- the dapB gene encoding 4-hydroxy-tetrahydrodipicolinate reductase: MNDGLRIGVLGASGRMGKHLIEATVNTPGLVLGAAVERPGSSLVGADAGELAGVGTLGVSVVDNLAQVVDDFDVLIDFTRPEVTLQALGLCVQENKRIVIGTTGFDQAGLLAIDDAASKIPVVFAPNMSVGVTLTLKLLKIAAEVLNEGFDIEVLEAHHRHKIDAPSGTALRMAEVVAQTLGRDLKTCALYGREGNTGERDPNTIGFATVRAGDIVGDHTVMFAGIGERVEITHKASSRMTFAKGAVRACQWLKDQPNGLYDMQDVLSLR; this comes from the coding sequence GTGAATGATGGATTACGCATTGGTGTGCTAGGCGCATCGGGCCGAATGGGCAAGCATTTAATTGAAGCCACGGTAAATACGCCAGGTTTGGTCTTAGGCGCTGCGGTTGAACGACCCGGCTCGAGTTTAGTGGGCGCGGATGCGGGCGAACTGGCGGGTGTGGGTACCTTGGGAGTGAGCGTGGTCGATAATTTAGCACAAGTTGTTGATGACTTTGATGTGTTGATTGACTTTACGCGCCCTGAAGTTACGTTGCAGGCATTAGGTTTATGTGTGCAAGAGAATAAACGAATTGTGATTGGTACAACGGGGTTTGATCAAGCAGGCCTGCTTGCCATTGATGATGCAGCGAGCAAAATTCCTGTGGTGTTTGCGCCCAATATGAGTGTAGGTGTCACTTTAACCCTTAAGTTATTGAAAATAGCGGCTGAAGTGTTAAATGAAGGCTTTGACATTGAGGTGCTAGAAGCCCATCACCGTCACAAAATTGATGCGCCATCTGGTACTGCATTAAGAATGGCCGAAGTGGTGGCACAAACGCTGGGGCGTGATTTAAAAACCTGTGCTTTGTATGGCCGTGAGGGGAATACCGGTGAGCGTGATCCGAATACCATTGGTTTTGCTACGGTACGCGCTGGCGATATTGTGGGTGATCATACGGTGATGTTTGCCGGGATTGGTGAGCGGGTTGAAATTACCCATAAAGCTTCAAGCCGTATGACGTTTGCAAAGGGTGCGGTGCGTGCCTGTCAATGGTTAAAAGACCAGCCTAATGGTCTCTACGATATGCAGGATGTGTTGAGTCTGCGTTAA
- the dnaJ gene encoding molecular chaperone DnaJ: protein MSKRDYYEILSVAKTASEAEIKKAYRKLAMKFHPDRNPDDPDADHKFKEATQAYEVLSDAKKRAAYDQFGHAGVEGNQGGGFGGGAGFGDAFGDVFGDIFGGGFSRRGPQAGDDMQYDLEISLEDAVNGAEVDIRIPREEDCDACHGSGAEPGTSAQTCPTCGGEGQVRIQQGFFSVARTCPTCHGRGKIIKSSCNKCNGRGSVTKHKTLSVKIPAGVDNGDRIRLQGEGGMGEPGAPRGNLYVRMRVKSHAIFERDGDILFCELPVSFVTATLGGEMEVPTLNGKARLKIPAGTQSGQRFKLSGKGVKSVRSSRVGDLICQVNIETPVNLTSEQKELLKAFDESLQGKQAHHHSPKSHSFFDTVKAFFIGDDDKTDEKSKDKKDPWNS from the coding sequence ATGAGCAAGCGTGATTATTACGAAATACTGTCGGTAGCGAAAACCGCCTCCGAGGCAGAAATTAAAAAAGCCTATCGCAAGTTAGCGATGAAGTTCCATCCAGATCGTAACCCTGATGATCCCGATGCAGATCACAAGTTTAAAGAAGCCACGCAAGCTTATGAAGTCCTATCGGATGCTAAAAAACGTGCAGCCTATGACCAGTTTGGTCACGCGGGTGTTGAGGGCAACCAAGGGGGAGGCTTTGGCGGTGGTGCAGGTTTTGGTGATGCATTTGGTGATGTTTTCGGTGATATCTTTGGCGGTGGCTTTAGCCGTCGTGGCCCGCAAGCGGGTGACGATATGCAGTATGACTTGGAAATCTCACTTGAAGATGCCGTCAATGGTGCTGAAGTAGATATTCGTATTCCACGTGAAGAAGATTGTGATGCCTGTCATGGTTCGGGTGCAGAGCCAGGCACTTCTGCGCAAACTTGTCCAACTTGCGGTGGCGAGGGTCAAGTTCGTATTCAGCAGGGCTTTTTCTCGGTCGCACGTACCTGTCCAACCTGTCATGGGCGTGGCAAGATAATCAAATCATCTTGTAATAAATGTAATGGTCGTGGTAGCGTTACCAAACATAAAACTCTGTCGGTTAAAATTCCGGCTGGGGTTGACAATGGCGATCGTATTCGTTTACAGGGTGAAGGCGGAATGGGTGAGCCAGGTGCGCCGCGAGGTAATTTGTATGTCCGTATGCGTGTGAAGTCCCATGCTATTTTTGAGCGTGATGGCGATATCTTGTTTTGTGAGTTACCCGTGTCTTTTGTAACCGCTACCTTAGGTGGCGAAATGGAAGTGCCTACGCTGAACGGTAAAGCACGGTTAAAAATCCCTGCAGGTACCCAATCTGGGCAACGCTTTAAGTTATCGGGCAAGGGCGTTAAGTCGGTACGGTCTTCACGCGTAGGCGATTTGATTTGTCAGGTGAATATTGAAACACCAGTGAATCTAACTAGCGAACAAAAAGAGCTGTTAAAAGCCTTTGATGAAAGTCTGCAGGGTAAACAAGCGCATCATCATAGTCCAAAATCACATTCATTTTTTGATACGGTTAAAGCCTTTTTTATTGGGGATGATGATAAAACTGATGAAAAGTCTAAAGACAAAAAAGACCCGTGGAACTCATAA
- the dnaK gene encoding molecular chaperone DnaK has translation MAKIIGIDLGTTNSCVAIMEGKDVKVIPNAEGARTTPSIVAYTNDGEVLVGDSAKRQAVTNPKNTLFAIKRLIGRRFEDKEVKKDIGMVPYKIVAADNGDAWIDVDGKKMSPQEISARTLQKMKKTAEDYLGHEVTEAVITVPAYFNDAQRQATKDAGKIAGLEVKRIINEPTAAALAYGMDKAKGDSKIVVYDLGGGTFDVSIIEVADLDGEKQVEVLSTNGDTFLGGEDFDKQIMDYLVAEFKKDQGVDLTNDPLALQRLREAAEKAKIELSSREQTDINLPYVTADATGPKHLNMKITRAKFESLIEDLVARSIEPCRIALKDAGLKASEIDDVILVGGSTRVPMVQARVKEFFGKEPRRDVNPDEAVAMGAAIQGGVLSGDVKDLLLLDVSPLSLGIETMGGVMTKLIEKNTTIPTRKSQVFSTAEDNQSAVTIHVLQGEREISSGNKSLGQFNLEGIPPAQRGMPQIEVTFDIDANGILNVSAKDKATGKEQTITIKASSGLTDEEVERMVKDAEAHAEEDRKMKELVETRNQADAMVHATRKAMNDAGDSLEASEKEAIEAAIKDVEDAMKGDDKAKIDEKVQALAAASQKMTEKMMAKQQQGGAESQSQGEKNANDDIVDAEFEEVDDTKK, from the coding sequence ATGGCAAAGATTATAGGTATTGACTTAGGAACGACCAACTCATGTGTGGCAATAATGGAAGGTAAAGACGTTAAGGTTATCCCTAACGCCGAAGGCGCACGCACTACACCATCCATCGTCGCTTATACCAACGACGGTGAAGTCTTGGTTGGGGATTCGGCCAAACGTCAAGCGGTGACGAATCCAAAAAACACTTTGTTTGCAATCAAGCGTTTGATTGGTCGTCGTTTTGAAGACAAAGAAGTTAAAAAAGACATCGGCATGGTGCCATACAAAATTGTAGCGGCCGATAATGGTGATGCGTGGATTGATGTCGATGGTAAAAAAATGTCACCGCAAGAAATCTCGGCGCGCACCCTACAGAAGATGAAAAAAACCGCTGAAGACTACTTGGGGCATGAGGTAACCGAAGCGGTTATTACCGTGCCGGCTTATTTTAACGATGCACAGCGTCAAGCGACTAAAGATGCCGGTAAAATTGCGGGTCTTGAAGTTAAACGTATTATTAACGAGCCAACCGCAGCGGCCTTAGCCTATGGCATGGACAAGGCTAAAGGCGACAGCAAAATTGTCGTTTATGACTTGGGTGGTGGAACATTTGACGTGTCGATCATCGAAGTGGCTGATTTGGATGGCGAAAAGCAAGTTGAAGTGCTTTCAACCAACGGTGATACCTTCTTGGGGGGTGAAGATTTCGACAAGCAGATCATGGATTATCTGGTTGCTGAATTTAAAAAAGACCAGGGTGTTGATTTAACCAATGACCCCTTAGCGCTTCAGCGTTTGCGTGAAGCGGCGGAAAAAGCCAAGATTGAATTATCTTCTCGTGAGCAAACGGATATTAACTTACCTTATGTCACAGCAGATGCAACCGGTCCGAAGCATTTAAATATGAAAATTACCCGGGCTAAGTTTGAGTCGCTAATTGAAGACTTGGTTGCGCGCTCGATTGAGCCTTGTCGAATTGCATTAAAAGATGCAGGATTAAAAGCATCAGAAATCGACGATGTTATTTTAGTTGGCGGATCAACACGTGTGCCGATGGTGCAGGCGCGCGTTAAAGAATTCTTTGGCAAAGAACCGCGTCGTGACGTTAACCCAGATGAAGCGGTGGCAATGGGTGCGGCGATTCAAGGGGGTGTTTTGTCAGGCGATGTGAAGGATTTGTTGTTGCTTGACGTATCACCTTTATCCCTGGGTATTGAAACCATGGGCGGTGTAATGACCAAGTTGATTGAGAAAAACACCACCATCCCAACGCGTAAGTCGCAGGTGTTCTCAACCGCTGAAGATAATCAGTCAGCGGTAACGATTCATGTGCTTCAAGGTGAGCGTGAGATTTCTAGCGGTAACAAGTCATTAGGTCAGTTTAACTTAGAAGGCATTCCGCCGGCGCAGCGTGGTATGCCACAAATTGAAGTCACCTTTGATATCGATGCCAACGGTATTTTAAATGTATCGGCAAAAGACAAGGCAACCGGTAAAGAGCAGACGATTACGATCAAAGCCTCATCAGGTTTAACGGATGAAGAAGTGGAGCGCATGGTAAAAGATGCCGAAGCCCATGCTGAAGAAGATCGTAAAATGAAAGAGTTGGTGGAAACACGCAACCAAGCGGATGCGATGGTTCATGCGACGCGTAAAGCAATGAACGATGCCGGTGATAGCCTAGAAGCATCAGAAAAAGAAGCGATTGAGGCGGCAATTAAAGACGTTGAAGACGCGATGAAAGGTGATGATAAAGCAAAGATTGATGAAAAAGTTCAAGCTTTAGCAGCCGCATCGCAAAAAATGACTGAAAAAATGATGGCTAAGCAACAGCAAGGTGGCGCTGAGTCACAATCACAAGGCGAGAAAAACGCTAATGATGATATTGTTGATGCGGAGTTTGAGGAAGTTGACGATACCAAGAAATAA
- the grpE gene encoding nucleotide exchange factor GrpE gives MSEQSKHASPDNLETDHLETPDPEQASEQAEEVVEQDVNQLLEEARLQASQHWDSLLRVQADMENLRRRTRIDIESAHKYALEKLIHALVPVADSLELGLDASNKPEASVESIREGLAMTFKQFLDVLADFNVERINPAGEKFDPQKHEAMTMIPSPAHESNAVVEVFQKGYALNDRLIRPARVIVAQ, from the coding sequence ATGTCTGAACAAAGCAAGCACGCCAGTCCTGATAACCTGGAAACGGATCATCTTGAAACCCCTGATCCGGAGCAAGCCTCAGAACAAGCTGAAGAGGTAGTCGAGCAGGATGTTAACCAGTTACTTGAAGAGGCTCGTCTACAAGCCTCGCAGCATTGGGATTCGTTATTAAGAGTCCAAGCAGATATGGAAAACTTGCGTCGTCGTACGCGGATTGATATAGAAAGCGCACATAAATATGCACTCGAAAAGTTAATTCATGCATTAGTGCCTGTTGCGGATAGTTTAGAGCTAGGCTTGGATGCATCCAATAAACCCGAAGCCTCTGTAGAATCAATTCGTGAAGGTTTAGCCATGACCTTCAAGCAATTTTTAGATGTATTGGCTGACTTTAATGTTGAGCGGATTAATCCTGCTGGCGAAAAGTTTGACCCACAAAAGCATGAAGCGATGACAATGATTCCATCGCCTGCGCATGAAAGCAATGCGGTCGTTGAGGTATTTCAGAAGGGCTATGCCCTCAATGATCGTTTAATTCGTCCAGCGCGTGTCATTGTCGCGCAATAG